One cyanobiont of Ornithocercus magnificus DNA segment encodes these proteins:
- a CDS encoding DNA polymerase III subunit alpha has product MAFVPLHNHSDYSLLDGASQLPQMVQRAVDLGIPALALTDHGVMYGAIELLKLCIKAGIKPIIGNEMYVVNGSIRDPQQKKEKRYHLVVLAKNAAGYRNLVKLTSISHLQGKRGRGIFARACIDKELLKSYSEGLIVATACLGGEIPQAILHGRPDVARNVACWYQEVFGDDFYLEIQDHGSIEDRIVNVEIVRIAHDLGISLIATNDAHYLSSQDVEAHDALLCILTGKLISDEKRLRYTGTEYIKTEQEMTRLFADHLEPSVVQEAIANTVRVAEKVEEYDILGKCQLPHFPLPEGHTSASYLNKVSEQGLHSRLNLRSQEQIETSYSDRLSHELKIIEEMGFSTYFLVVWDYVRFARERAIPIGPGRGSAAGSLVAFALGITSIDPVINGLLFERFLNPERRSMPDIDTDFCIERRGEVIDYVTHCYGEDKVAQIITFNKMTSKAVLKDVARVLDIPYGDADRLAKLIPVVRGKPVKLATMLSEDSPSSEFRKRYKNDATVKRWVDMAMRIEGTNKTFGVHAAGVVIAANPLDDLVPLQRNNDGQVITQYFMEDLESMGLLKMDFLGLRNLTMIDKALELVQADSGDKINLECLPLKDSKTFALLARGDLEGIFQLESSGMRQIVRDLRPSSLEDISSILALYRPGPLDAGLIPKFIKRKHGHEAVDFAHISLEPILGETYGIMVYQEQIMRIAQDLAGYSLGEADLLRRAMGKKKVAEMQKQRGIFVAGATKRGVDKQTADKLFDQMVLFAEYCFNKSHSTAYGAVTYQTAYLKANYPVAYMAALLTVNAGANDKIQRYIANCNSMGIKVMPPDINVSGTDFTPRGECILFGLSAVKNLGETAARQLIYVRESNGPFRSLADLCDRLPPTVLNRRSLESLIHCGALDALDQIANRAQLIANLSLLMDWASARAKDRESGQGNLFNMSSSPVSIDGDSESSLKLAPKADPVPDYHPAEKLRREKELVGFYLSDHPLKQIRPPARLLAPIELATLEEQVDKAQVSAIVMLSELRQLVTRKGESMAVLQLEDLTGSCEAVIFPKIYNRLQTNLVSEARLLIWAVVDRRDERTQLIINDCRVIDNLRLLLVEIPFNQAGDVTVQHRLRECLQQHRPGHNELGVRVPVVATVRQGNATRYVKLGAQFCVRDPDVAAKALNNQDFQAACSEPLLLR; this is encoded by the coding sequence ATGGCCTTCGTTCCTCTTCATAATCATAGTGACTACAGCTTGCTCGACGGCGCCTCACAGTTACCACAGATGGTTCAGCGAGCTGTCGATCTCGGCATACCTGCTCTCGCTTTAACTGACCATGGTGTCATGTATGGTGCTATCGAACTCTTGAAGCTCTGCATAAAAGCAGGCATCAAACCAATCATTGGCAACGAAATGTATGTAGTGAATGGTTCGATTCGAGACCCACAGCAAAAGAAGGAGAAGCGTTATCATTTAGTAGTACTCGCTAAAAACGCCGCGGGTTATCGTAACCTAGTTAAGCTTACAAGTATTAGTCACTTGCAAGGTAAGCGCGGGCGCGGCATTTTTGCTCGCGCCTGTATCGACAAGGAACTTCTCAAAAGTTACAGTGAAGGACTAATTGTGGCAACAGCTTGTCTTGGAGGAGAAATTCCGCAAGCTATCCTACATGGCCGTCCTGATGTTGCTCGCAATGTTGCTTGCTGGTATCAGGAGGTCTTTGGAGATGACTTCTATCTCGAGATCCAAGACCATGGCTCAATTGAGGATCGGATAGTCAATGTAGAGATTGTCCGGATTGCTCATGATCTTGGAATTAGCCTAATCGCCACAAATGATGCTCATTATCTTAGTAGTCAAGATGTTGAAGCTCATGATGCACTACTCTGTATATTAACTGGGAAGTTGATTAGTGACGAGAAGCGGCTCCGTTATACCGGCACAGAGTATATCAAAACTGAGCAAGAGATGACTCGGCTATTTGCTGATCATTTAGAACCTAGTGTGGTGCAAGAAGCAATAGCAAACACTGTCAGGGTAGCTGAAAAAGTTGAGGAATATGACATCCTTGGCAAATGTCAGCTTCCGCATTTCCCACTTCCTGAAGGTCATACTTCTGCTTCTTACCTAAACAAAGTTTCAGAGCAGGGGTTGCACTCTCGACTTAATCTTAGAAGCCAAGAGCAAATAGAGACTTCGTATTCTGACCGGCTTTCTCATGAGCTGAAAATCATAGAGGAAATGGGTTTTTCTACTTATTTCCTCGTAGTTTGGGACTATGTCCGCTTTGCACGTGAGCGTGCCATACCCATAGGGCCTGGACGTGGCTCAGCTGCAGGCTCTCTAGTAGCTTTTGCTCTAGGAATTACTAGCATTGACCCGGTAATCAACGGACTTCTATTCGAGAGATTTCTAAATCCAGAGAGGAGATCAATGCCAGATATAGATACTGATTTCTGTATCGAGCGTCGTGGTGAGGTGATTGACTATGTCACACACTGTTATGGCGAAGACAAAGTTGCTCAGATCATTACCTTCAACAAGATGACCTCGAAAGCAGTTCTCAAGGACGTAGCTAGAGTGCTAGACATTCCTTACGGTGATGCTGATCGTCTTGCAAAACTAATTCCAGTCGTTCGTGGCAAGCCGGTCAAGCTTGCCACAATGCTCAGCGAGGATTCACCCAGTTCTGAGTTCCGCAAGAGATACAAGAACGATGCAACAGTCAAACGCTGGGTGGATATGGCTATGCGGATTGAGGGCACTAACAAGACCTTCGGTGTCCATGCTGCTGGCGTCGTGATTGCTGCCAACCCACTCGATGATCTAGTTCCACTACAACGCAATAATGATGGCCAGGTGATTACCCAGTACTTCATGGAAGATCTGGAATCTATGGGCTTGTTAAAGATGGATTTTCTTGGCCTTAGAAACTTAACAATGATTGATAAGGCCCTAGAACTCGTTCAAGCGGACAGTGGAGATAAGATTAATTTGGAATGTCTGCCGCTTAAGGATTCCAAGACTTTTGCTCTGCTTGCTCGCGGTGACCTCGAAGGGATTTTCCAGCTGGAGTCAAGCGGGATGCGGCAGATCGTGCGTGATCTACGACCGTCATCTCTAGAAGATATATCCTCTATCTTAGCACTCTACCGGCCAGGGCCACTCGATGCAGGACTAATTCCCAAGTTTATCAAACGGAAGCATGGGCATGAGGCAGTTGACTTTGCCCATATTTCCCTGGAACCAATTCTTGGGGAAACTTACGGGATTATGGTTTACCAAGAGCAGATTATGCGCATAGCGCAAGATCTAGCAGGATATTCACTTGGTGAGGCTGATCTCCTGCGACGAGCTATGGGTAAGAAAAAGGTTGCTGAAATGCAAAAGCAGCGCGGCATTTTTGTCGCAGGTGCTACTAAGAGGGGTGTTGATAAGCAGACTGCTGATAAGCTCTTCGATCAGATGGTTTTATTTGCAGAGTACTGCTTTAACAAAAGCCATTCTACTGCATATGGTGCGGTGACTTATCAGACAGCTTACCTAAAAGCTAATTACCCAGTAGCTTATATGGCAGCGCTGCTTACAGTAAACGCAGGAGCTAACGATAAGATACAGCGTTACATTGCTAATTGCAACTCCATGGGCATCAAGGTGATGCCGCCTGACATTAATGTATCTGGAACTGACTTTACCCCACGTGGTGAGTGCATTCTGTTCGGCTTATCAGCTGTTAAAAACCTTGGTGAAACTGCCGCCCGTCAACTAATTTATGTACGGGAGAGCAATGGACCATTTAGATCACTTGCTGACCTCTGCGACCGTCTTCCTCCTACTGTGCTCAATCGCCGTAGCCTTGAATCCCTAATTCACTGCGGTGCTCTTGATGCTCTTGATCAGATAGCTAACCGTGCTCAGCTAATAGCCAATCTTAGTCTACTCATGGACTGGGCTTCAGCTAGGGCTAAAGACAGGGAAAGTGGCCAGGGCAATCTCTTCAATATGTCAAGCAGCCCAGTTAGTATAGACGGGGATAGCGAATCGAGCTTGAAGCTTGCGCCAAAGGCAGATCCTGTACCCGACTATCATCCTGCTGAAAAACTTCGGCGTGAGAAAGAACTAGTAGGTTTTTATCTCTCTGACCATCCACTGAAGCAGATCCGCCCCCCAGCACGATTGCTTGCTCCTATTGAGCTAGCTACACTCGAGGAACAAGTTGACAAAGCGCAAGTAAGTGCAATTGTTATGCTAAGTGAGTTGCGCCAGTTAGTTACGCGCAAAGGTGAAAGTATGGCTGTACTTCAGCTTGAAGATCTTACTGGTAGTTGTGAAGCTGTTATCTTTCCCAAGATCTACAACAGATTGCAAACCAATCTAGTTTCGGAAGCTCGTCTGCTCATCTGGGCTGTTGTTGATCGACGTGATGAGCGAACTCAGCTAATTATCAATGACTGCCGAGTTATCGATAATCTGCGATTGCTTCTTGTGGAGATACCATTCAATCAGGCTGGCGATGTAACTGTTCAACACCGGCTTAGAGAGTGTTTGCAGCAACATCGACCAGGCCACAATGAGCTAGGTGTAAGGGTGCCTGTTGTAGCAACAGTACGGCAGGGTAATGCCACTCGCTATGTAAAGCTCGGCGCACAGTTTTGTGTCCGTGACCCTGATGTAGCAGCCAAAGCTCTTAACAACCAGGATTTCCAGGCTGCTTGCAGCGAGCCCCTTCTTCTTCGCTAG